A single window of Actinomycetota bacterium DNA harbors:
- a CDS encoding DUF3151 family protein → PALRELVTRWPTCIEGWAGLSEAAYESGDDVASYAYARVGYHRGLDRMRASGWRPGSTLGAEHPSNRGFLHALFSLMRAAAAIGEGVEARRCREFLLELDPSDHFGVAGIRPADLGRRLQDGRAP, encoded by the coding sequence AGCCCGCCCTGCGGGAGCTCGTCACGCGGTGGCCCACTTGCATCGAGGGGTGGGCGGGCCTCTCGGAGGCCGCGTACGAGTCGGGCGACGACGTGGCGTCGTACGCCTACGCGCGCGTCGGGTACCACCGGGGGCTGGACAGGATGCGCGCATCCGGGTGGCGTCCGGGGTCCACCCTGGGAGCCGAGCACCCCTCGAACCGAGGTTTCCTGCACGCTCTGTTCTCGCTCATGCGCGCGGCCGCGGCCATCGGCGAGGGGGTCGAGGCCCGCCGCTGCCGAGAGTTCCTCCTCGAGCTCGACCCCTCCGACCACTTCGGCGTCGCCGGTATCAGGCCGGCCGACCTCGGCAGGCGCCTCCAGGACGGGAGGGCGCCATGA